A genomic segment from Dermacentor silvarum isolate Dsil-2018 chromosome 11, BIME_Dsil_1.4, whole genome shotgun sequence encodes:
- the LOC119433007 gene encoding uncharacterized protein LOC119433007: MQECVELRSRAVVRVSPGANRRPPNQQECVEFRSRAVVRGSPGTTRRPPSQHERVELRSRAVVRVSPGATRRPPNQQAYVELEPRAGLPCQSRPHQTFFDTHPSRETLRRRHRQDLARTRHPSTTKRAVLHI, encoded by the exons GAGTGCGTGGAGTTGCGTTCTCGAGCCGTCGTCCGTGTGAGTCCCGGTGCCAACAGACGTCCACCTAACCAGCAG GAGTGTGTGGAGTTTCGTTCTCGAGCCGTCGTCCGTGGTAGTCCCGGTACCACCAGACGTCCTCCTAGCCAGCAT GAGCGCGTGGAGTTGCGTTCTCGAGCCGTCGTCCGTGTGAGTCCCGGTGCCACCAGACGTCCACCAAACCAGCAG GCGTACGTGGAGTTGGAACCTCGAGCCGGTCTCCCGTGTCAGTCCCGGCCCCACCAGACGTTCTTCGACACACACCCATC ACGTGAAACTCTACGCAGGAGGCACCGACAAGACCTAGCAAGAACTAGGCACCCAAGCACGACCAAGAGGGCCGTCCTGCACATATAG